A window of Aliarcobacter trophiarum LMG 25534 contains these coding sequences:
- the hemH gene encoding ferrochelatase has protein sequence MENKKKALILLNMGGARDKNELKMFLTNMFNDENILTIKSSFLRKIIAFMITKKRLDDAWKNYELIGNCSPINPLSEKLVEKCNQKIDEYKTYQVMRYTPPFAKDVIDLILKDKIEEIVLLPLYPQYSTTTTKSSVEDFIDFLPYSFGSNIRYIENFYKNDKFNECIVSEIEKNIMNEDDFNLIFSAHGLPQKIVTNGDPYEKQMKEHIEILTKKLEEKNINFKSINLAYQSKVGPMKWLEPSLEEMLKNFKEQKVIIYPLSFIVDNSETVFELDIEYRHIALNLGIKEYKVCPCVNDSDEFVEAITNIIEQRD, from the coding sequence ATGGAAAATAAGAAAAAAGCTTTGATACTTCTAAATATGGGTGGAGCTAGAGACAAAAACGAGTTAAAAATGTTTTTAACTAATATGTTTAATGATGAAAATATTTTGACTATAAAAAGCTCATTTTTAAGAAAAATTATAGCTTTTATGATTACAAAAAAAAGATTAGATGATGCTTGGAAAAACTATGAACTAATAGGTAACTGCTCTCCTATAAACCCTTTGAGTGAAAAATTAGTAGAAAAGTGTAACCAAAAAATAGATGAGTATAAAACCTATCAAGTTATGAGATACACTCCACCTTTTGCAAAAGATGTTATAGATTTGATTTTAAAAGATAAAATAGAGGAGATTGTACTTCTTCCTTTGTATCCACAATACTCTACAACTACCACAAAATCTTCTGTGGAAGATTTTATAGATTTTTTACCATATAGTTTTGGAAGTAATATTAGATATATTGAAAACTTTTATAAAAATGACAAGTTTAATGAGTGTATTGTAAGTGAAATAGAGAAGAATATAATGAATGAAGATGATTTTAATCTAATATTTTCAGCTCACGGATTACCCCAAAAGATAGTAACAAATGGTGACCCGTATGAAAAACAGATGAAAGAACATATTGAGATTTTAACTAAAAAATTAGAAGAAAAAAATATAAATTTTAAATCAATAAATCTAGCATATCAATCAAAAGTAGGTCCGATGAAGTGGCTTGAACCATCACTTGAAGAGATGTTGAAAAATTTTAAAGAGCAAAAAGTTATTATCTATCCACTTTCTTTTATTGTTGATAACTCTGAAACAGTCTTTGAACTTGATATTGAGTATAGACATATTGCTCTTAATTTGGGAATAAAAGAGTACAAAGTTTGTCCTTGTGTAAATGATAGTGATGAGTTTGTTGAAGCAATTACTAATATAATCGAACAAAGAGACTGA
- the ahbA gene encoding siroheme decarboxylase subunit alpha: MTQTVQLELKNEVLLRIQKNFPLTKKPFLDIANELHTTEERVLDILNEAKREGVIRQTSAIFDTKKLGYKSSLVAFEIANENIEEAVKILNAHPGISHNYERNHSFNIWFTIAVAPNSILGLEKSIEILAKKTKAKDFIVLPTLKLFKIAVKLDTTSKEEKQEELVKKSFTSLELQEYHYRFIKLLQKDIEFTSEPFKFIIDELNISYEELFGVVQEFLNSGVMRRFASILNHRKAGFSANAMVVWEIEEKDAQSIGEKAASFSAVSHCYLRPQYPNWKYNLFTMIHGKTTEETNRTIDDISKVIEYKNKMALYSSREFKKVRIVYFSDEFIKWEETNKN, translated from the coding sequence ATGACACAAACTGTACAATTAGAGCTTAAGAATGAGGTTTTACTAAGAATTCAAAAAAACTTCCCTCTTACAAAAAAGCCTTTTTTGGATATTGCAAATGAGCTTCATACAACTGAAGAGAGAGTTTTAGATATTTTAAATGAAGCAAAAAGAGAGGGAGTTATAAGACAAACATCTGCTATTTTTGATACAAAAAAATTAGGATATAAATCCTCTTTAGTTGCTTTTGAAATAGCAAATGAAAATATAGAAGAAGCAGTTAAAATATTAAATGCTCATCCTGGTATCTCACACAACTATGAGAGAAACCACTCTTTTAATATTTGGTTTACAATTGCTGTTGCTCCAAACTCAATTTTAGGTTTAGAAAAAAGCATTGAGATTTTAGCAAAAAAGACAAAAGCAAAAGATTTTATAGTTCTTCCTACTTTAAAACTATTTAAAATTGCTGTAAAACTTGATACTACGTCTAAAGAGGAAAAACAAGAAGAGCTTGTGAAAAAAAGCTTTACATCTCTTGAGTTACAAGAGTATCACTATAGATTTATTAAGCTTTTACAGAAAGATATAGAGTTTACAAGTGAGCCATTTAAATTTATTATTGATGAGTTAAATATTAGCTATGAAGAGCTTTTTGGTGTAGTTCAAGAGTTTTTAAACTCAGGAGTTATGAGAAGATTTGCTTCAATACTAAACCATAGAAAAGCAGGTTTTAGTGCAAATGCTATGGTTGTTTGGGAGATAGAAGAAAAAGATGCTCAAAGTATAGGAGAAAAAGCGGCCTCTTTTAGTGCTGTTAGTCACTGTTATTTACGACCTCAATATCCAAACTGGAAATATAATCTATTTACAATGATTCACGGTAAAACAACAGAAGAGACAAATAGAACAATAGATGATATCTCAAAGGTTATAGAGTACAAAAATAAAATGGCTCTATACTCAAGTAGAGAGTTTAAAAAAGTAAGAATAGTATACTTTAGTGATGAATTTATTAAGTGGGAAGAAACAAATAAAAATTAA
- a CDS encoding IS4 family transposase, protein MGIDNFIQTAMNNVLKNPILSILRDINFSSILKQSNFIKKDIGKSPYMIILHFLYMFIINKKISTFMKYSNDSYKKDVYYRLLKSSKYNWRKLLLLTSIKLISKLHKLQKTTDTKVLIIDDTVEIKRGKFIEGSCKNLWSNKEHRTVKGLNIVSLNYSDCYTDMMLDFSINYNKNQIVNVDENSFHHKSNAYKRRVEGNDGKNILALDMLKRVLKSGIYSDYLLVDSWYAKPNFINEVKENGLDVITRIANNPKIWQFTGKFKTLETLYNYAKQNKASRLGNYNSIKYNYVSTTTTHKTLGRLKIVFIKTKDNLIPIISTNTNLSDIEIINTYKKRWNIEQGYKDLREYFQFGKEENRIFEALIARITLSFLAYNLTSYINRINNEPKTLGNLFRDLECQLETLAISMELFLKILEQIIESQEIVKRNKDLEQIIHMLRVYTKKQLGFMCES, encoded by the coding sequence ATGGGTATTGACAATTTTATCCAAACTGCTATGAACAATGTATTAAAAAATCCTATTCTTTCTATTTTAAGAGATATAAATTTTAGTTCTATTCTAAAACAAAGCAATTTCATAAAAAAAGATATTGGCAAATCTCCATATATGATAATTTTACATTTTTTATATATGTTTATTATCAATAAAAAAATATCTACATTTATGAAATATAGCAATGATAGTTATAAAAAAGATGTTTACTACAGATTACTAAAAAGTAGTAAGTACAATTGGAGAAAATTACTATTACTGACATCTATAAAACTTATTAGCAAATTGCATAAACTTCAAAAAACTACTGATACAAAAGTATTGATTATAGATGATACTGTTGAAATTAAAAGAGGTAAATTTATAGAAGGTAGTTGTAAAAACCTTTGGAGCAATAAAGAACATAGAACTGTAAAAGGTTTGAATATTGTATCACTTAATTATAGCGATTGTTATACGGATATGATGTTGGATTTTTCTATAAATTATAATAAAAATCAAATTGTAAATGTTGATGAAAATAGTTTTCATCATAAAAGCAATGCTTATAAAAGAAGAGTTGAAGGTAATGATGGTAAAAATATTTTAGCTCTTGATATGTTGAAACGTGTTTTAAAATCTGGAATATATTCAGATTATCTTCTTGTTGATAGCTGGTATGCTAAACCAAATTTTATAAATGAAGTAAAAGAAAATGGTCTTGATGTAATTACAAGAATTGCAAACAATCCTAAAATCTGGCAATTTACAGGTAAATTTAAAACACTTGAAACACTTTACAATTATGCAAAACAAAATAAAGCTTCAAGACTTGGAAACTATAACTCTATAAAATACAATTATGTTTCAACTACAACTACACATAAAACACTTGGTAGATTAAAAATTGTATTTATTAAAACCAAAGATAATCTAATTCCAATAATATCAACAAATACAAATTTATCTGATATTGAAATAATCAATACATATAAAAAACGATGGAATATTGAACAAGGATATAAAGATTTAAGAGAATACTTTCAATTTGGTAAAGAAGAAAATCGTATCTTTGAAGCTTTAATAGCTCGTATTACACTTTCATTTTTAGCTTATAATCTCACAAGTTATATAAATCGCATAAATAATGAACCCAAAACCTTAGGTAATCTTTTTAGAGATTTAGAATGTCAACTTGAAACTCTAGCAATTTCAATGGAACTATTTCTAAAAATCTTAGAACAAATAATAGAATCCCAAGAAATTGTCAAGAGAAATAAAGATTTAGAGCAAATCATCCATATGCTCAGAGTTTACACTAAAAAACAGTTAGGTTTTATGTGCGAAAGTTGA
- a CDS encoding radical SAM/SPASM domain-containing protein — translation MFRLSNLIKSTLENQKSRSLDGSIIIWNMTNRCNLLCHHCYSKASANEKETLALKDILDTIPKLKTAGVNFVIFSGGEPLLRKDIFEIAQAMKDNKIMTYLSTNGTYITEKNAQKIIDTFNYIGISIDGIGEVHDYFRGQKGSYDRSINAIKIIQNMGGNAGIRFTITKETESSFYDIFKLSEELNVNKIYISHLVYSGRGEENLKIDISKEKRKEYVDFMIKKAFYYYENKKDIDIVTGNMEMDAIMLLKEFEEKYPDFVEPLKQRLKSWGGNSAGKRLGNMDWNGFVKPDPFFPKIIGNYLEKDFDKVWLDKSNELLVKLREFPRKLKGKCEDCKYLDICNGGSRSRAYAISGDLWEEDPSCYLTLEEIKG, via the coding sequence GTGTTTAGATTATCAAACTTAATAAAATCAACTTTAGAGAATCAAAAAAGTAGAAGTTTAGATGGAAGTATTATTATTTGGAATATGACAAATAGATGTAATCTTCTTTGTCATCACTGCTATAGTAAAGCTAGTGCAAATGAAAAAGAGACTTTAGCATTGAAAGATATCTTAGATACTATTCCAAAACTTAAAACTGCAGGTGTGAATTTTGTAATATTTAGTGGAGGTGAGCCTCTTTTAAGAAAAGATATATTTGAAATAGCACAAGCTATGAAAGATAACAAAATCATGACTTATCTATCTACAAATGGTACATATATTACAGAAAAGAATGCACAAAAAATTATTGATACATTTAATTATATTGGAATTTCAATAGATGGAATAGGAGAAGTTCACGACTATTTTAGAGGACAAAAAGGCTCTTATGATAGAAGTATAAATGCAATAAAAATCATTCAGAATATGGGTGGAAATGCTGGTATTAGATTTACAATTACAAAAGAGACTGAAAGTAGTTTTTATGATATTTTCAAACTATCAGAAGAGTTAAATGTAAATAAAATTTATATTTCTCATCTTGTATATTCAGGACGAGGAGAAGAGAACCTTAAGATTGATATTAGCAAAGAAAAAAGAAAAGAGTATGTAGATTTTATGATAAAAAAAGCATTTTACTACTACGAAAACAAAAAAGATATAGATATAGTAACTGGAAATATGGAGATGGATGCAATAATGCTTCTAAAAGAGTTTGAAGAAAAATATCCAGATTTTGTAGAACCACTTAAACAAAGACTTAAATCATGGGGTGGGAATAGTGCTGGAAAAAGATTAGGAAATATGGATTGGAATGGTTTTGTAAAACCTGATCCATTCTTTCCTAAAATTATTGGAAACTATTTAGAAAAAGATTTTGATAAAGTTTGGTTAGATAAGAGTAATGAACTTCTAGTAAAACTTAGAGAGTTTCCAAGAAAGTTAAAAGGAAAGTGCGAAGATTGCAAATATCTTGATATTTGTAATGGTGGCTCAAGAAGTAGAGCTTATGCAATAAGTGGTGATTTATGGGAAGAGGATCCCTCTTGTTATTTGACTTTAGAAGAGATAAAGGGGTAA
- a CDS encoding GNVR domain-containing protein: protein MSNLKLKDLEKEKENITNDKLKNAEVELNINFEKRLEELENSLVLEKLKLTEDRIKNSDIVGEIMTNIFPVKPKKSLIVVVAFLTGFIISIFLVFLFNFIKQSRSKIN from the coding sequence TTGAGTAACTTAAAACTAAAAGATTTGGAAAAAGAGAAAGAAAACATAACTAATGATAAGCTAAAAAATGCTGAAGTTGAGTTAAATATTAATTTTGAAAAAAGATTAGAAGAATTAGAAAATAGTTTAGTTCTTGAAAAATTAAAACTTACAGAGGATAGAATAAAAAATAGTGATATTGTAGGAGAAATTATGACAAATATTTTTCCAGTAAAACCAAAAAAATCTCTTATAGTTGTAGTTGCATTTTTGACAGGATTTATTATCTCAATATTTTTAGTTTTTTTATTTAATTTTATAAAACAAAGTAGAAGTAAAATAAATTAG
- the cobA gene encoding uroporphyrinogen-III C-methyltransferase: MSKVYLTGAGPGDLELMTLKSVRVIKEADIIIYDKLANPEILKMAKESCVFKFVGKEFGKHLIPQDEINEIIYQAALKHENVVRLKGGDPFVFGRGGEEALYLKDRGIKFEIIPGITSSISVPAYAGIPVTNRGYTCSFRVVTGHEAPNKKDSQINWESFIADETIVFLMGIHNIKLISKKLIKIGKPSSTPCAVISRGTTKEQKVVVGTLEDIVEKAKDIPTPAIIVVGEVVKLREDLKWFEE, from the coding sequence ATGAGTAAAGTATATTTAACAGGAGCAGGACCTGGTGATTTAGAGCTTATGACTTTAAAATCAGTAAGAGTTATAAAAGAGGCTGATATTATAATTTATGATAAATTAGCAAACCCAGAAATTCTTAAAATGGCAAAAGAGAGTTGTGTCTTTAAATTTGTAGGTAAAGAGTTTGGAAAACATTTAATTCCTCAAGATGAGATAAATGAGATTATCTATCAAGCTGCTTTAAAACATGAAAATGTTGTACGATTAAAAGGTGGTGATCCTTTTGTATTTGGAAGAGGAGGAGAAGAGGCTCTTTACTTAAAAGATAGAGGTATAAAATTTGAGATAATCCCAGGAATTACTTCAAGTATTAGTGTTCCAGCATATGCTGGAATTCCTGTAACAAATAGAGGATATACTTGCTCTTTTAGAGTAGTAACTGGTCATGAAGCTCCAAATAAAAAAGATAGCCAAATAAATTGGGAGAGCTTTATAGCAGATGAAACTATTGTTTTTTTAATGGGAATTCATAATATTAAATTAATCTCAAAAAAATTAATAAAAATTGGTAAACCTAGCTCTACACCATGTGCTGTTATATCAAGAGGAACTACAAAAGAGCAAAAAGTTGTTGTTGGGACTTTAGAAGATATAGTTGAAAAAGCAAAAGATATTCCAACTCCCGCAATAATTGTTGTTGGTGAAGTTGTAAAATTAAGAGAAGATTTAAAATGGTTTGAAGAGTAG
- a CDS encoding c-type cytochrome: MRYLFVLIILIGINLQASQKDGEKLFKKYCWGCHHETSLAFGPSFSEIANKRDSGQIIAHIVNPKSNYEALGYKRSIMPPFPQLNAKELQELTDFILSFKDK, encoded by the coding sequence GTGAGATATCTATTTGTATTAATTATATTAATTGGTATAAATCTACAAGCTTCACAAAAAGATGGAGAGAAGCTTTTTAAGAAATATTGTTGGGGTTGTCATCATGAAACTTCATTAGCATTTGGTCCATCATTTAGTGAAATTGCTAACAAAAGAGATAGTGGGCAAATAATTGCTCACATAGTAAATCCAAAAAGTAATTATGAAGCTTTGGGTTACAAAAGAAGTATAATGCCTCCGTTTCCTCAACTAAATGCAAAAGAACTTCAAGAGTTAACAGATTTTATTTTAAGTTTTAAGGATAAATAG
- a CDS encoding cytochrome D1 domain-containing protein yields the protein MFKKIVLSITLASSLFASEKLFVVERESSSLAVIENDKFKSRILNFRNMNHGVVKFYKDEGYAISRDGYVIKFDPRSEKILAEYKTSKSAIGFEIAEHFVAVANYDDKSVDVLTKDLKPIKKIITNSRNVGIKLYKNQMIFSQMDSDIISVYKDLNSGLKEPNFVLEKEFKDVGEVPFDAMIQDETYIMGFFNSPHFGVVDLNKMEYKKIDVFLGDNKKQVLKVPHFGFWSLSKNETFIPAVGDNKVFVYDKSFKFLKTIETKGMPVFTSLSPNKDFIAVTFSGEDFPYLQIFDTKTYKKLKEYKFDGKVLHVRWSNEKDELYVSVNDSNKVEVLDTKSWENIKTINDIKKPSGLFIFEER from the coding sequence ATGTTTAAAAAAATAGTTTTAAGTATTACACTTGCAAGTAGTCTATTTGCTAGTGAAAAGCTTTTTGTAGTTGAGAGAGAAAGTTCTAGTTTAGCTGTGATTGAAAATGATAAGTTTAAAAGTAGAATTCTTAACTTTAGAAATATGAACCATGGCGTTGTAAAATTTTATAAAGATGAAGGCTATGCAATTTCAAGAGATGGATATGTAATTAAATTCGATCCAAGAAGTGAAAAAATCTTGGCTGAATATAAAACAAGTAAAAGTGCAATAGGATTTGAGATAGCTGAACATTTTGTAGCTGTTGCAAACTATGATGATAAAAGTGTTGATGTTTTAACAAAAGATTTAAAACCTATTAAAAAGATTATTACAAACTCAAGAAATGTAGGAATTAAACTATACAAAAACCAGATGATTTTTTCTCAAATGGATAGTGATATAATTAGTGTTTATAAAGATTTAAATAGTGGCTTAAAAGAGCCTAACTTTGTATTAGAAAAAGAGTTTAAAGATGTAGGAGAAGTTCCTTTTGATGCAATGATTCAAGATGAAACTTATATTATGGGCTTTTTCAACTCTCCACACTTTGGAGTTGTTGATTTAAATAAAATGGAGTACAAAAAAATTGATGTTTTTTTGGGGGATAATAAAAAACAGGTTTTAAAAGTTCCTCACTTTGGTTTTTGGAGCTTAAGTAAAAATGAGACTTTTATTCCAGCTGTTGGAGATAATAAAGTTTTTGTATATGATAAAAGTTTTAAATTCTTAAAGACTATTGAGACAAAAGGAATGCCTGTTTTTACAAGCCTTAGTCCAAATAAAGATTTTATAGCAGTTACTTTTTCTGGAGAAGATTTTCCATATTTACAAATATTTGATACTAAAACTTACAAAAAACTAAAAGAGTATAAATTTGATGGAAAAGTTTTACATGTAAGATGGTCAAATGAAAAAGATGAGCTATATGTAAGTGTAAATGATTCAAATAAAGTTGAAGTCTTAGATACAAAATCGTGGGAAAATATTAAAACTATAAATGATATAAAAAAACCATCTGGCTTATTTATTTTTGAGGAGAGATAA
- a CDS encoding peptidylprolyl isomerase, whose amino-acid sequence MKFLITIFVLALSLNAQILATVNKQEISMEDVNNFLKATNQDKDYMQLDSKAQNLALHQTVEKTLLIQEAQKEKIDSSKEFKNTLEELKNSLMVEFLMKSEFSKIKVPKNEVENYYNSHLYEFKQDKKLKARHILVEDIKTASNIIKELEKSKNKELTFVELASKNSIDGSRDSGGDIGWFKEGDMINEFWEASNNLSPQEFTKEPVKSMFGYHIIFLDEIQEPLTIKLEQVYSNIENQIRMDKFQTIIDERIKSIKQQANIIIK is encoded by the coding sequence ATGAAATTTTTAATAACGATATTTGTTTTAGCTCTTAGCTTAAATGCTCAAATTTTAGCAACAGTAAACAAACAAGAGATTAGTATGGAAGATGTTAACAACTTTTTAAAAGCAACAAATCAAGATAAAGACTATATGCAATTAGATAGTAAAGCGCAAAATTTAGCTCTTCATCAAACAGTAGAAAAGACTCTTCTAATTCAAGAGGCACAAAAAGAGAAGATTGATAGTTCAAAAGAGTTTAAAAATACTTTAGAAGAGCTAAAAAATTCACTAATGGTAGAATTTCTTATGAAAAGTGAGTTTTCTAAAATAAAAGTTCCAAAAAATGAAGTTGAAAACTACTATAATTCACATCTATATGAGTTTAAACAAGATAAAAAATTAAAAGCTAGACATATTTTGGTAGAAGATATAAAAACAGCTTCAAACATTATAAAAGAGCTTGAAAAATCTAAAAATAAAGAGCTTACATTTGTAGAACTTGCTAGTAAAAACTCTATTGATGGTTCAAGAGATAGTGGTGGAGATATTGGTTGGTTTAAAGAAGGCGATATGATAAATGAATTTTGGGAGGCATCAAATAATTTAAGCCCTCAAGAATTTACAAAAGAACCAGTAAAATCAATGTTTGGTTACCATATCATTTTTTTAGATGAAATTCAAGAGCCTTTAACAATTAAATTGGAACAAGTTTATAGTAATATTGAAAATCAAATTAGAATGGATAAGTTCCAAACTATAATTGATGAAAGAATAAAAAGTATAAAACAACAAGCAAATATTATTATTAAATAG
- a CDS encoding Wzz/FepE/Etk N-terminal domain-containing protein, with the protein MQGNRYLEEDEIDLRELFKIIWEKKVFIIVFTFIITVIAAIYAYSKTPIYEVKSIVRIGYIGEQLLENSNIIERKLKVIFNVDNPQDFDEGLVTKISAIKNVQNFLELTTEAISNEEALKKNKEVLEFLQNEYKYKIDEFILKTNINIKNIEDKIKYALEVEKSNLEKDISKIKNQQIPRIDKEIDLLKNVELKSINKKIEFNQQKLKEYQNDANKISNQTSSDNSQNMLMAIQLLNTQNLILNIQNTVENLIKEKENLINLTQLSHIKPNCFLV; encoded by the coding sequence ATGCAAGGAAATAGATATTTAGAAGAAGATGAGATAGATTTAAGAGAGTTATTTAAAATTATTTGGGAAAAAAAAGTTTTTATTATTGTATTTACTTTTATTATTACAGTTATAGCAGCGATTTATGCATATAGCAAAACACCAATTTATGAAGTAAAATCTATTGTTAGAATTGGTTATATTGGAGAACAACTTCTTGAGAATAGCAATATTATTGAGCGAAAGTTAAAAGTAATATTCAATGTTGATAATCCTCAAGATTTTGATGAGGGCTTGGTTACTAAAATTTCAGCTATTAAAAATGTTCAGAATTTTTTAGAACTTACAACAGAAGCAATATCAAATGAAGAAGCACTTAAAAAAAATAAAGAAGTTCTTGAATTTTTACAAAATGAATATAAATACAAAATTGATGAATTTATTTTAAAAACTAATATTAATATAAAAAATATTGAAGATAAAATTAAATATGCTTTAGAAGTTGAAAAAAGTAATTTAGAAAAAGATATATCAAAAATAAAAAACCAGCAAATACCAAGAATAGATAAAGAAATAGATTTGCTAAAAAATGTTGAGTTAAAATCAATTAACAAAAAAATAGAGTTTAATCAACAAAAATTAAAAGAGTATCAAAATGATGCAAATAAAATTTCAAATCAAACATCAAGTGATAACAGTCAAAATATGCTTATGGCTATTCAGCTTTTAAATACTCAGAATTTAATATTAAATATTCAAAATACTGTTGAAAATTTAATAAAAGAAAAAGAGAATTTAATTAACTTAACTCAACTTTCGCACATAAAACCTAACTGTTTTTTAGTGTAA
- a CDS encoding precorrin-2 dehydrogenase/sirohydrochlorin ferrochelatase family protein, whose amino-acid sequence MTYFPAFLKFDDKTILIVGGGNIALEKLEHLLNFSSNITLIAKSFNDKIKLLIDEKNLKVFQKEYEKGDAKGYDVVIAAVDDFSLQEEIYFETREYKTLCNCVDLQQYCDFIFPSYIKRGDLTIAISTSGSSPAFAKNFKIFLSNLIPVGVEDFLKELRELRDTMPKGKQRMQFFDKKVKDYINLWEKKGE is encoded by the coding sequence GTGACTTACTTTCCAGCTTTTTTGAAATTTGATGATAAAACTATTTTGATTGTTGGTGGTGGAAATATCGCTTTAGAAAAACTGGAACATCTTTTGAATTTTTCTTCAAATATTACTTTAATTGCAAAAAGTTTTAATGATAAAATTAAACTACTAATAGATGAAAAAAACCTTAAAGTTTTTCAAAAAGAGTATGAAAAAGGTGATGCAAAAGGTTACGATGTAGTTATTGCAGCAGTTGATGATTTCTCTTTGCAAGAGGAGATATATTTTGAAACAAGAGAGTATAAAACTCTTTGTAACTGTGTCGATTTACAACAATATTGTGATTTTATTTTCCCTTCATATATAAAAAGAGGGGATTTAACTATTGCAATTTCTACAAGTGGTAGCTCCCCTGCATTTGCAAAGAACTTTAAAATCTTTTTATCAAATTTAATTCCAGTAGGAGTTGAAGATTTCTTAAAAGAGTTAAGAGAGCTTAGAGATACGATGCCAAAAGGAAAACAAAGAATGCAATTTTTTGATAAGAAAGTGAAAGATTATATAAATTTATGGGAGAAAAAAGGTGAATAA
- a CDS encoding ATP-binding cassette domain-containing protein gives MVLEIKSLTFGYRKNSLIFENFDLELKKGELKTIFGKSGSGKTTLFELILGNLKPLKGEIKKSKTAMIFQDPFSSFHPTYTIYEQIKDVLKQDFKAKLDTILPKLSLDIELLYKKPYELSGGQLQRCSILRAILLKPDLLLIDEPTSALDNIIAYETMKLIVSLLENCAILLVTHDIDMASWCSNEIIRLENGK, from the coding sequence TTGGTATTAGAGATAAAAAGTTTGACATTTGGATATAGAAAAAATAGTTTGATATTTGAAAACTTTGATTTAGAGCTTAAAAAAGGTGAATTAAAAACAATTTTTGGAAAAAGTGGAAGCGGAAAAACTACACTTTTTGAGCTTATTTTGGGAAACTTAAAACCACTAAAAGGAGAGATTAAAAAAAGTAAAACAGCCATGATTTTTCAAGATCCATTCTCTTCATTTCACCCAACATATACTATATATGAACAGATAAAAGATGTATTAAAACAAGATTTTAAAGCCAAACTAGATACTATTTTGCCAAAATTAAGCCTCGATATAGAACTTCTTTATAAAAAACCGTATGAATTAAGTGGTGGACAACTTCAAAGATGTTCTATTTTAAGGGCTATTTTACTAAAACCAGATTTACTTCTAATTGATGAACCAACATCTGCACTAGATAATATAATTGCTTATGAGACTATGAAACTGATAGTTAGTTTGCTTGAAAATTGTGCAATTTTGCTAGTAACTCACGATATAGATATGGCTTCTTGGTGTAGTAATGAGATAATAAGGTTGGAAAATGGAAAATAA